One window from the genome of Nicotiana sylvestris chromosome 9, ASM39365v2, whole genome shotgun sequence encodes:
- the LOC104210440 gene encoding SURP and G-patch domain-containing protein 1-like protein translates to MEKATDSSLFVNDGSFMERFKQLQQEKETEKVKTASSKESKTASSILGSSTPKAVINKPSFELKANASRKTTTAPSGGKLAFSLKQKSKIAAPSVKLGDDEDEDEKDAGNSSGDGPIKRQRVAEPGALHQPVRQIDVAPNPPSDPTVKKVADKLASFVAKNGRQFEHITRQKNPGDTPFKFLFDESCPDYKYYEYRLSEEERALSQTTDAQTSLSGVTSTATPSSTSSSHRSHQQHSNYQIPASALYGAAENTSSSDSAGKSGHPSGPSGSDPISMMEYYMKKAAEEEKLRPYKSSKDEMPPPASLQAPGKKGHHMGDYIPPEELAKFLSTCNDVAARKAAIEAAERSKIQADNIGHKLLSKMGWKEGEGLGSSKSGIADPITAGNVKSNNLGVGASQPGEVTPEDDIYEQYKKRMMLGYKYRPNPLNNPRKAYY, encoded by the exons ATGGAGAAAGCAACAGATTCTAGCTTATTTGTCAATGATGGTTCTTTCATGGAGAGGTTCAAACAGCTCCAACAGGAGAAGGAAACGGAAAAGGTGAAGACTGCCTCTTCAAAAGAGTCTAAGACAGCTTCCAGTATATTGGGATCGTCAACTCCGAAGGCCGTCATTAATAAACCAAGCTTTGAATTAAAAGCTAATGCATCACGGAAAACTACTACAGCTCCTTCAGGTGGGAAACTTGCATTCAGCCTGAAACAGAAGTCCAAAATCGCTGCACCTTCTGTTAAGCTAGGTGACGATGAGGATGAGGATGAAAAAGATGCTGGGAATTCTTCAGGAGATGGGCCAATTAAACGGCAGAGGGTGGCAGAACCTGGTGCTCTGCACCAGCCTGTTAGACAAATTGATGTTG CACCAAATCCTCCAAGTGATCCAACAGTGAAGAAAGTTGCAGACAAGTTAGCAAGTTTTGTGGCCAAGAAtggaaggcagtttgagcatatCACACGCCAAAAGAATCCAGGAGACACTCCATTTAA GTTCTTGTTTGATGAAAGCTGTCCTGATTACAAATACTATGAATATCGACTTAGTGAAGAGGAAAGGGCTCTATCACAGACTACGGATGCCCAAACATCCCTTAGTG GTGTTACTAGCACTGCTACTCCTAGTTCAACGAGTAGTTCTCATAGGTCACATCAGCAGCATTCAAATTACCAAATTCCTGCATCAGCATTATATGGAGCAGCGGAGAATACAAGTTCTTCAGATTCAGCTGGAAAATCTG GTCATCCAAGCGGTCCATCGGGGTCAGATCCAATATCAATGATGGAATATTACATGAAGAAGGCTGCAGAAGAAGAGAAGCTGAGACCATACAAATCTTCAAAAGATGAGATGCCTCCGCCTGCTTCTCTCCAAG CTCCAGGAAAGAAGGGGCATCATATGGGAGACTATATCCCGCCTGAAGAGCTTGCTAAGTTTTTGTCTACCTGCAATGATGTAGCTGCTCGGAAAGCTGCCATAGAGGCTGCAGAAAGGTCGAAAATACAAGCTGATAATATTGGCCACAAACTTCTGTCTAAAATGGGTTGGAAAGAAG GTGAAGGACTAGGGAGCTCTAAAAGTGGTATTGCAGATCCAATCACGGCCGGCAATGTAAAATCAAATAATTTAGGAGTTGGTGCTTCCCAACCCGGGGAGGTAACTCCAGAAGATGATATTTATGAGCAATATAAGAAACGAATGATGCTAGGCTACAAGTACAGGCCAAATCCGTTG AACAATCCTCGGAAAGCATACTACTGA